In Hyla sarda isolate aHylSar1 chromosome 9, aHylSar1.hap1, whole genome shotgun sequence, the following proteins share a genomic window:
- the FUT7 gene encoding alpha-(1,3)-fucosyltransferase 7 — protein sequence MAVGRILKQGSTLGSVLFLAMFAWNIRFVLFFGSEGSSAAPNNEITVLIWHWPFLKPMNISGDVCLNIYNIQDCRLTDDRKMFNRSNVVVFHHRELNTRGHKMPAGPRPPQQMWVLATLESPSNTKGLWKWNNTFNWTLTYHEDSDIFAPYGQMVHNLPMALNDTEKTGLVSWVVSNYRHVQERVKFFKRFSLYQKVDVYGKASRRPLCPSCLLSTMSKYLFYLALENSVHKDYITEKLWRNAFHVGAVPIVLGPPRENYEKFIPSDSFIHVSDFPSPKHLSDFIGTITPQRYKEFFRWRQDYGVKLYNDWRERFCMICAKYPSLNKTKVYADIEGWYNSENVR from the coding sequence ATGGCTGTAGGCCGGATACTGAAGCAAGGGTCAACATTGGGAAGTGTCCTTTTCCTGGCCATGTTTGCCTGGAACATACGATTTGTTCTATTCTTTGGCTCTGAAGGAAGCTCGGCCGCTCCTAACAATGAGATCACCGTACTGATTTGGCATTGGCCGTTCCTCAAGCCCATGAACATATCAGGAGACGTCTGTCTCAACATCTACAACATCCAGGACTGTAGGTTGACGGACGACCGGAAGATGTTCAACCGTAGCAATGTCGTTGTGTTCCACCACAGAGAGCTGAACACCAGAGGTCACAAGATGCCTGCTGGGCCTCGACCTCCTCAGCAGATGTGGGTTTTGGCAACTCTAGAGTCTCCATCCAATACCAAAGGGCTTTGGAAATGGAATAACACCTTCAACTGGACATTGACTTATCACGAAGACTCGGACATCTTCGCACCATATGGACAGATGGTGCATAATCTGCCCATGGCATTGAATGACACCGAGAAGACCGGTTTGGTCTCTTGGGTGGTGAGTAATTACCGACACGTTCAAGAAAGGGTTAAGTTCTTCAAAAGGTTCTCTTTATACCAAAAAGTGGACGTGTATGGTAAAGCCAGCAGAAGACCTTTATGTCCCTCGTGTCTTCTTTCAACCATGTCCAAGTACCTCTTCTACCTGGCATTGGAGAACTCCGTGCATAAAGACTACATCACAGAGAAGTTATGGAGGAACGCCTTCCATGTTGGTGCCGTCCCTATAGTCCTTGGTCCACCACGGGAGAACTATGAAAAGTTCATACCGTCTGACTCCTTCATCCACGTCTCAGACTTCCCATCACCCAAACATCTATCAGACTTTATAGGAACAATCACCCCACAACGATACAAAGAGTTCTTCCGCTGGAGACAAGACTATGGCGTCAAACTGTACAACGACTGGAGAGAAAGATTCTGCATGATCTGTGCCAAGTATCCGAGTCTGAACAAGACCAAAGTCTACGCAGATATAGAGGGCTGGTATAATAGTGAAAATGTACGGTGA